A single region of the Mercenaria mercenaria strain notata chromosome 6, MADL_Memer_1, whole genome shotgun sequence genome encodes:
- the LOC123549976 gene encoding uncharacterized protein LOC123549976, translated as MMGTFAVLLILLCLIPGLPAAAHTKLCRNCHHLVTGPTECMELHHCHDSCITEVYIVHGEHKFRYGCVHPDKCDKHHNQHTHEYEYGQNVCSQCCDNAHCQRDACSQNLTTTLALTTMTTAHTTTMAVAPAVTSHQRVMVNVTQTHTTLQPCVDLDDVSFTCADMTFFGYCNPNAGAGYALAQKRCRKTCGFCT; from the exons ATGATGGGCACGTTTGCAGTCTTACTGATATTATTATGCC TGATTCCTGGGTTACCGGCAGCAGCGCACACCAAGCTTTGTCGGAACTGCCACCATCTTGTCACAGGTCCTACAGAATGTATGGAGCTCCACCACTGTCATGAC TCATGTATAACAGAAGTGTACATTGTTCATGGAGAGCACAAATTCAGATACGGTTGCGTGCATCCAGAC AAATGTGACAAACATCATAACCAACACACACACGAGTACGAGTACGGCCAGAATGTATGTAGTCAATGTTGTGATAACGCGCACTGTCAAAGGGATGCGTGCT CTCAGAATTTAACAACGACCCTTGCTCTGACGACGATGACAACAGCACACACGACAACAATGGCTGTAGCTCCTGCTGTAACATCACATCAAA GAGTAATGGTCAATGTAACACAGACGCATACGACTCTTCAACCTTGCGTGGATTTAGATGACGTCAGCTTTACCTGTGCAGACATGACTTTTTTCGGATATTGTAACCCTAACGCCGGGGCTGGCTACGCGCTTGCTCAAAAAAGATGTCGTAAAACATGTGGTTTTTGTACATAG